TATCGACCCGCATCATCAAGGATGCGCTGACAATCATCGCCGCCAGGATCAGCCCGAGAGTGATTCGATTGGCGATCTTCTGAAAACTCGTAGTCAAGAGGTTCTCATTGATGGAGTCGACCTTGATGCGAACCTTGTTGGTGGCGACCAGTTCGATGAATTGATTCAATCGATTCGGCAACTGCTCCACCAGTTCCTTGGCATCCAGCAACACCGACAACAAATTGGCCGGAGCCAGACTCTGTTTGGTTCGATCATGAAGAATCTTGGCCGCATTGCGACGAATCGAGTCGTTCGGATTAAACTGGGGCGACAACGTCCTGCCCACCAAGTCGAGGTTGAGCAGAGTTTTGCCAAGCAGCGTCAGTTGCGGAGGAACGCTCAAGCCACAGTCCGCAGAAATCCGCTGCACATCCATCACCACCTTGCCAATCTCCAAATTTTCCAGCGGCCTTTCTTTTTGAAGCATTACCAGCTCCGCGATGCGGTTGCGGAATTGTTGTTCATCAAAATCTTCATCCGGCGTGCCCATCTTCACCGCCGTCTCTGCCGCGCGTTCCCCATTGCCTTCACTGATGGCCAGAAGCAGTTTGAGCAAATGGGTCTGAATCGCGCCCTCCAGCCGTCCGACCATGCCGAGATCTAACAACGCGATGCGATGATCCTGAGTAAGAAAGACGTTTCCGGGATGCGGGTCCGCATGGAAAAATCCCACCACCAAAATCTGATGCAGATAAGCCCGGAAAAGATCTTCAGCCAACTGATCCCCTTCGAGCTCCAGGCGCACCAACCGGCTCATCTTGGTGATCTTCACACCGCTCACGTATTCCATCGTCAGCACCCGGCCACTTGAATAATCTTCAATCGGCTGCGGCACCATGATGGTGTCGAACTCTGCCAGCGCGGCCTTCATCGTTTTAAGGTTCGCCAGCTCCAGCCGGTAGTCGAGTTCCTGCAACAATGCCTTGCGCAGCTCGCTCACAATATTGCTGAAGTGGTAGCGTTTGCCCACCTCGGTGTGAAGATCCAGAAACTCTGCCAGTTCTGTCATCGCTTCAAGGTCATCGGACACTAACTCCCGAGCTCCCGGCCGCTGCACTTTGACAACAACGCGTTGACCGCTGCGAAGCACGGCATGGTGCACCTGACCTAGAGACGCAGTCGCGAACGGCACAGGATCAAACTCCTGAAAAGCCTTGTTGAGCCGCACCCCGATCTCCACCGAAATGATGTCCTGAACATTCTCAACGGGAACCGGATCAGCACTGTCCTGCAACCGCGACAACGCCTGCATGTAAGCGGCGGGAATGAGGTCGGCACGGGTGGAAAGCAACTGGCCTAGTTTGATGTAGGTCGGCCCCAGCTTCTCCAAGTCCTTGGCAAAATCATCCGCTTCCAACGGCACCGGCGGCGCGACGGCATGAGGCAGCGGATCATCCACAATAGGTGCCTTTTGCACCAGATCCCCATGCCCGTATTTGTAGAACAAGGCGATGAGATCGCGATAACGTTTGAGACTGCTGGGACGAAGCGAAAGAGTCATGTGGGAGATGAAGTTGAAGATGACTGCGAAAGCCTTCGCCTCCGCATGAGTGAATCGGAGCGCAGGGAAAAGTCGGACGGTTTTTGTTCGTTGTGGGCTTTGAATAAATCGTCACGAGCCTGGCTGGGCTGCGGAAGTTTCGTCAGCCGACTCCACCGCGCCTTTGCGCTGAAGCCAGCGGGCCGCCATCACACAAAGGGATGCCCAAACGAGACCGGCACACCAACCAGCGAGAACATCCGTCGGATAATGCACGCCGAGATAGATTCGACTGATCCCGATCAAAACACTCAGAGCAACCGCCCCCACAAGGTAATAAGCTTTTTCATACGGATTGCGCGTCGTCCTCGCGAGAAGTGCTCCCAAGGTCAAATAGGTGACGGCTGCCAGCATCGAATGTCCGCTGGGGAACGAGGGCGAGGTCACCGTCGTCAGGTGTTCGACCACGGAAGGCCGCTCCCGATCGAAGAGGTTTTTCAGTGTCGTGGAAATGAAACCACCCCCAACGACCGATGCCAGGACGAGCCACATCAACGCATGTTTGCCACGCAACCAAAAGAAGCCGAGCACGGCGATGGTGACTAGCGTGATGATCGTGCCGCCGCCAAGCGCGGTGATGTCACGGGTCGCCTCTGGAAGCCAGTGTGGTCCAACCGGCAGTGTGTTGTCGCCAGCAACGCGAAACATCAAAAGCACCTTTTCATCAAATGGCCGACTGTCGTTGTCGACAATTTCATCGGCCAGCTCCGCAAAGCCCCAGACGCCGCTGATCACGCACAAGAGAGCGAGCAACAAGGTCCGTTCGGGAAAGGGAATTTTGCGCAGAAGACTGAAAAGAGAATTCATGGATGATATCGAGAAGGAGGCTGATCAAAAAATCTGGACGTCTTCATGAATCGGAAATTTGGGCTGCCCCGCTTGTGCCAAAATAGACTCGCCGGAACGACCATTTGGCATCCGGCAAACCACCTGCCAGGGCATCAGGTGATCCGTGTCGCGCATTTCTACAGGTCCAACGCCGTGACCCGTTTCGACCCCATTATGAAACACCAACGCCCAAAGCCCTCCTGGTATGAACACAATCCGCAGCAGTCGCCGCCAGTTCCTTCTTTCCGCCTCCAGCATCGTCGGCATGGCGGGGATCTCCCCGCAGTCGCCAATCCTGGCAAATCAGGGGGCGTCCTCATCATCATCATCCACGAACATCCCCCTCGCGCCACCCGACAAACAGCCTCCGAATTTGCACATCCCCAAAAAGGCTGAAAAAACCATTGGGTGGGCGATCGTCGGATTGGGCGAACTGGCCTTGGCAGAAATCATGCCGGCCTTCGCGGAATGCCAGTTATCCAAACCCGTTGCCCTGGTCAGCGGTCATCCCGACAAAGCCCGCAAAGTCGCCGCCCTGCACGGCATCGCCGAGGACGCCATTTATAACTACGACAATTACGACAAGCTCGCCGCCGACAACCGGGTCGATGCCATTTACATCGTTTTGCCCAACAGCATGCACGCCGAGTTCACCATTCGTGGCCTCAAGGCAGGCAAACATGTGTTGTGCGAAAAAC
The Phragmitibacter flavus genome window above contains:
- a CDS encoding phosphatase PAP2 family protein, with the translated sequence MNSLFSLLRKIPFPERTLLLALLCVISGVWGFAELADEIVDNDSRPFDEKVLLMFRVAGDNTLPVGPHWLPEATRDITALGGGTIITLVTIAVLGFFWLRGKHALMWLVLASVVGGGFISTTLKNLFDRERPSVVEHLTTVTSPSFPSGHSMLAAVTYLTLGALLARTTRNPYEKAYYLVGAVALSVLIGISRIYLGVHYPTDVLAGWCAGLVWASLCVMAARWLQRKGAVESADETSAAQPGS
- a CDS encoding ABC1 kinase family protein, producing MTLSLRPSSLKRYRDLIALFYKYGHGDLVQKAPIVDDPLPHAVAPPVPLEADDFAKDLEKLGPTYIKLGQLLSTRADLIPAAYMQALSRLQDSADPVPVENVQDIISVEIGVRLNKAFQEFDPVPFATASLGQVHHAVLRSGQRVVVKVQRPGARELVSDDLEAMTELAEFLDLHTEVGKRYHFSNIVSELRKALLQELDYRLELANLKTMKAALAEFDTIMVPQPIEDYSSGRVLTMEYVSGVKITKMSRLVRLELEGDQLAEDLFRAYLHQILVVGFFHADPHPGNVFLTQDHRIALLDLGMVGRLEGAIQTHLLKLLLAISEGNGERAAETAVKMGTPDEDFDEQQFRNRIAELVMLQKERPLENLEIGKVVMDVQRISADCGLSVPPQLTLLGKTLLNLDLVGRTLSPQFNPNDSIRRNAAKILHDRTKQSLAPANLLSVLLDAKELVEQLPNRLNQFIELVATNKVRIKVDSINENLLTTSFQKIANRITLGLILAAMIVSASLMMRVDTEFRILGYPGVGMILFIFAMIGGIGLAVQIVRSDTSQK